TCTCCTCCCATCTCTTCCAATTCTCCTCCCATCTCTGACTTTCAAGTCTCATGAAGTTACTGAGGTCCTCCCTAAGCTTCCTTAACTCCTCTAATATCTCCCCCAAGCCCAAGAGTCCGGCTACAGCGTATCTGAACTCCTCATCCTCCTTGAGCATGCGGAGTATCTCCTGCTTTATGTCCATCATCCACCGTCACAGTTGACGGAACCGCCATAAAAACTTTCGATCGGGATCGCCTGAAGCTGTGAGAGCTCGAGATGCGCACGGGTTGGATTGGGTGAGGGTGTCGCTCCACTGAACGAGCGATAGAATCTATTAGCGATCACTTCAGGGACTATCCCAGTTAGGTAGAACTCCATTCCCCTTGAGGGAGTTGTCTAAGACGTACTTGTTGAGGGATTCCATTATATCTTACCTCCACCCCTTGACCGAGATGAGGGCGGCGCTGATACCCGCTTACAACGAGGAGTCAAGGATAGCTCCGGTGATAGTGAAGGCCAAGAAGCACGTCGACCTGGTCATCGTGTGCGACGACGGCTCAACGGACCTAACCGGCGAGGTGGCCGCCAGCCTAGGCGCTCGCGTGATCAGGCACGAGAGGAACATGGGTTACGGTGCAGCTTTACTCACTCTCTTCAAGGAAGCCCTTGAGATGAACGTCAGCGTGGCTGTGACCTTGGATGCTGACGGCCAGCATGACGCAGATTTCATCCCAACCTTGATCAAACCCATAGAGGAAGGTTCTGCTGATCTGGTCATCGGCTCCAGGTTCGTGAGCGGTGGGAGGGCGCATGGAATCTCCCCATTAAGGAAGATCGCCCTCAAAGTACTGAACGCTTTAGGGAGGAGGGCCACTGGCTCGGGCGTTGTGGATACGCAGAGCGGCATGAGGGCCTACTCGAGGAGGGCCCTCGAGGTAGCTCAGAGGGCCGTGGAGAGGGGGATGGGCGTCAGCCTGGGGATACTCAGGGAGGTCAGTGACTCGGGCCTCAGAGTAGCTGAGGTGCCAATAGTCGTGAGCTACGCAGGAAGTAAGCCCTCTAAGAACCCAATAGCTCACTTCTCTGAGCTCCTAGCTACCGTGCTTAGGATAGTGCTTGAGGAAAGGCCCTTAGTCTACTTAGGGATACCTGGAGCTGCCCTCCTCATGGTGAGCATGTACTTCGGCCTCCTGACGGCTAGCCTCTACCTCTCCACCAAGTACTTCAGCCTCCCCATGGCCTTCATCTCCCTCTCCTCCCTCCTCCTGGGGATACTCCTGATAATGGCCTCATTCCAACTCTATTCCATAGCCAGGATAAGGACCGAGATAAGGAAGATCCACCCGCGGGCTCAGGAACGCAAGTGATGATCGGAGCCGACGTAAAAAGTTTAAAAATATTCAAAAAGGTGAGGGGTAGGGACTCTCAAGCGGGAGGTATCTCCGTGTATATCGTCTTCACGTCTATGCCCTTCCTCGTGTTGAGAGCTAAGTAAGCGGCGAATATCAGCGCTCCTATTCCCATCCAGGCAGCCTGCTGCAGCGGGATGTCGGTCGTGTAAGCACCCCAGTAGTAGAACACCTCATGGGTCGTCACGTAGAAGAAGAAGAAGTTGGCAGCCCATCCCCACAGACCGAGGAGCGTGAGTATCGGTACACCAGCGATCTCCCACCTGTACGGGGACTTCTCGTAGAGGTCCCTCCTCCAGTACGGTATGACAGCGGCTGATAAGCAACCTAGCATCACGGCGAACTGGTAAAGGTTGCTCGTGTCAGCTGCAGCAGCCCAATCACCTCCAGCAGTTAGGGCCACGCCGGCCAGACCGCCTATCATCGTCAGGGTGACGGCCCAGTAGGGCGTGTGGAACCTGGAGTCGACGGCCGCGAACATCTCCGGGAAGAACCTGTCGAAAGCCCAAGCGAATATCATCCTGCTAGCGACTACGAAGAAAGCCGGTATGTCCTTGAGCAGCACTATGCCAACCAGCGTACCGTTGAGTACCTGCAGCCACTCCATGCCCTTGGGCACCAGGGGTATCGTGAACGACGTCACCACCCTGGGCGGTAGCAGGTGGGTTGCGGGAACTCCCAGGAGACTTGCGACCCCTTCAGAACCCAGTTCAGCCATCAGGTAGTTGTAGAGAGCGGTGAAGTAAACCCTATCAGGAGGTATCCCTTGTTTAGCTAGGTAATCCAACGCCCCTGGTACCTTGGCTAGCACATCATGAGGTACGACGTAGGCAGTGTATACCAGGAAGGGTAGGGTTATGTAGTAAGCCATTATTATGAGGGTTCCGAGGACCTGGGAGACGAATAGCGACCTGCCTGGGGACTTCATCTCACCTCCCACGAATACTGCTGAGACTATCCCTATGTAAGCCCATATGGCTCCAGTTCCCGCTGCTATTGTCGCTCCCCAGTCGAAAGCCGCCGCTGGCAAGTTGCCCTTGGCCATACCCATCTCGAAGGCCTTGCTGACTATCTTCTCATAGGCCCCTGACCCGTAAACGGAGTTCCAGCCATTCACTGTAGCCATTGGGCCCATTCCCCACGTTCCGAGGATTATTAGGTTCGTAAGGCATCCTATTATCGCAACCACACCGAGTATGTTTATTATCCAACCGTATATCCTCATTCCCAAGTAAGCTATAGCTCCGAATATCAGCACGAAGAGTATTCCGAGTATCCAGTGTCCCTCCGTGGTCGCCATCCACTGGGCTGTAGCGAGTAGGCCCTCATCCCTCAGAGCGATACCTGCTGCTGTAGCAGCGCCGACGAAGAAGTCTATGGAGTACCATGCGATTATCCCGTAGCTGAGTACCTCGGTGAACCAGAACCCCCAGGAGGCCAGGAACCCCACTGTCGGGTTGAGGCCCCTGCTTATGAATATGTAGTCACCACCCGTCCTGGGCATCATAGCCCCTAGCATCGTGTACACTAATGCCGTTGGGATCGCGAGCGCTAGCCCAGTTATGAGGAAGGAGTAAGGTATGAAAGCAGCCGGATGCTGGTAAGCTGCTATAACTGATAACCTGTGAATTCCTCCTCCTACCGTGTGAGTGAAGACTATCATGAAGGCGGTGAAGGGTCCCACTGTCCTCACTAACCCTGAGGCCCTCCTCACGAACAGGGTCGGTGCTTCACCGGACATAACATCACCCCTAAGAGGGCTGGTGGTAGGGCGCTCCCTATTAAATATAAACTTTTCCCCATAGGGAAGTTATGGGAATTTTATTTATTATATGTTACCATTAGGATAGATATTTTTCGATTATATCCCTCAATTTCGCTACTAATAATTAGCTATTCCAATTTACGTGTAAATTAAGTCTGATGTCTGACCCATCGTAACCAATCGACTTACTGCTTTGACTGTCATCGTGATGGTACCCTTGGATAATTTCCCTCCTCTAACTCTCCCCCATGATCCTCCCCGGAGCGTTAGCGATCTCGTCGTCCTTCCTCGTCCTTATATCCTTCAAGAGGAGCTCAGCTGTCATCCTAACAGCGAAGTAAGAAGCCTAACCGTTATCGTAACTCTCCACTCTGAAATCATCCTCCGACCGCTCATCGACTTCAGCGCTTCGCTAATGGAAAACCTCTAACCCCTGAACCGTTTGCAGATCGTGTGCCCTTCACCGAACCTCCGCTGACCCATAATTAACACCCGCAATAACACGTCCTCAGTCCCCTTACCCTCACAAAGTTCAAATGTGGCTGCTCATGAGCGATGCGCCTGCATGATTGTATCTTCATTCAAGCTAAATGATGCATCAGTGCAAGCTCGAGGTCTTCCCTCAGCGTGGATCGCCCCTCTCGATCACGAATATCGGTACCTCGACCGATACGTTTTGAGAGCTTATGATAACCCTTAACAGTTTCTCTCCGCAACCAGAACCGATCATTAAGTTCACCTCATACTTCCCCTTCCCCAACACAGCCTGACGGAGGATCTCAGCTACCACGCATTCACCCGAGACCTTTAGGGGGTGGTCGAAAGGGACATCCTCCCCCAAGTTCTCCACGAATACCTTAACCCTCATCTCATCATGAACCCCCATGACTATACCGTCGAGCTCAACACGGATCGAGATGTCCCCGGATGAGCTACCGAATCGAGCCTCGAACCCCCCACCCATCGCTTCACTGAACAGCTTCGTCATAAGGACGCTCGCCGCTTCTAGCTGGAAGGGGATCTCCTCAGAGGCCCAAGGATCCACCCAGCTCAACCTTATCCCGTACTCCTCGGAGACGAGTGAGTGAGAGAGGAAGTCCGCGGTTCCCGGCTTCGCTCCGTACTCCGAGTGACCTAAGGGTGTTAGTTCCTTGAGTAATAACCTAATAGCTTTCAAATCATCATCGCTCAACTTCATCTCCCTGTTAACCAACTTTCCTTGAAAGGAGGCCGTACCACTAGGATAGATAGTTAAGCCCTCCATCAGGCCCGCTACACCACCCGTCCTTCGGTAGGTCATCAGGGGCCTCTCCGAACGGAGCAGTAGGAGATAGCTCAAGACCGTTATTGAAGCCACTAGCACGATTATGAGGATCGCTAGAGCCCATTTAGGCGCGCCTACCCAGTGGAGCATATCACTACATGGATCAAACTTATAAAAAGCACGCGATCCTACCTGGCCCAATAGGCTCCAGAGCCACTCAAGGGTATCCGAGTGGTATCCGGAGCTATAGCTCTTCGAAGCCGGGAAGTGATCATCCCCTCCGATGTTTCCCCTGAGAAATGAAAAAGCACATTCACACCGACTTCAGATAGCTCTAGGTCCACGCAGCGGCTGAAAATCTGCTTGATGAGGTCCTGAGCCTTAGACCTCTATGATGAGGTCCTCTAATTGATCCGGATAGCGTGTTATTGATTCGAAACCGTCTCGCCTTACCAGTACCGTGTCCGAGTGCCTGAACCCACCTAACCCCCTCACGTATATCCC
This is a stretch of genomic DNA from Candidatus Korarchaeum sp.. It encodes these proteins:
- a CDS encoding glycosyltransferase family 2 protein; this encodes MRAALIPAYNEESRIAPVIVKAKKHVDLVIVCDDGSTDLTGEVAASLGARVIRHERNMGYGAALLTLFKEALEMNVSVAVTLDADGQHDADFIPTLIKPIEEGSADLVIGSRFVSGGRAHGISPLRKIALKVLNALGRRATGSGVVDTQSGMRAYSRRALEVAQRAVERGMGVSLGILREVSDSGLRVAEVPIVVSYAGSKPSKNPIAHFSELLATVLRIVLEERPLVYLGIPGAALLMVSMYFGLLTASLYLSTKYFSLPMAFISLSSLLLGILLIMASFQLYSIARIRTEIRKIHPRAQERK
- a CDS encoding APC family permease — translated: MSGEAPTLFVRRASGLVRTVGPFTAFMIVFTHTVGGGIHRLSVIAAYQHPAAFIPYSFLITGLALAIPTALVYTMLGAMMPRTGGDYIFISRGLNPTVGFLASWGFWFTEVLSYGIIAWYSIDFFVGAATAAGIALRDEGLLATAQWMATTEGHWILGILFVLIFGAIAYLGMRIYGWIINILGVVAIIGCLTNLIILGTWGMGPMATVNGWNSVYGSGAYEKIVSKAFEMGMAKGNLPAAAFDWGATIAAGTGAIWAYIGIVSAVFVGGEMKSPGRSLFVSQVLGTLIIMAYYITLPFLVYTAYVVPHDVLAKVPGALDYLAKQGIPPDRVYFTALYNYLMAELGSEGVASLLGVPATHLLPPRVVTSFTIPLVPKGMEWLQVLNGTLVGIVLLKDIPAFFVVASRMIFAWAFDRFFPEMFAAVDSRFHTPYWAVTLTMIGGLAGVALTAGGDWAAAADTSNLYQFAVMLGCLSAAVIPYWRRDLYEKSPYRWEIAGVPILTLLGLWGWAANFFFFYVTTHEVFYYWGAYTTDIPLQQAAWMGIGALIFAAYLALNTRKGIDVKTIYTEIPPA